CAAAAAGGGCCTTTTTTATTGAATTGGCAGGATCGTTAAGTCTTTTGGCAGATATGAAAATTCCACATGCCTGACCTTAGCTTCATGATTGTTCAACAATAATCTTTGAATTGATTTAAAATAATCCTTCTGTTCGTCAGAAGTATTTTTGTCTATAGCTGGTTGAGACCCTGGATCAGAAGGATTCAGGGTTTTCTTTTTGTCTAAACATTAGTAAATTGACCTCTTTCAACCGCCCAGGGATGATAAAAACACTGCTGCTCGGCTTGTTATTCTTTAGTTTTTTCGTGTGTATTGGCCAAAAGGGCAATTACTCGGCACTGGTAGGTAAAGAACTGAAACGTGTATCTGCCAAGTCTGGCATGATCACTTATGAATTGTCGGGGGATGTAGAAGGTACAGAAGTCTATTATTTCGATGAATGGGGCTGGCTGGAAAAGACCATCCGTAAATACACTTACAGCAAGTACGGCATCTCCAGCGATGAAAATCGTGTTGAATTGCGAAATGGTGATTTCTTCTATCGTGGCAATTTCAATACAGGCAAAGGTTCCATGACAGAAAAGAAACTGGAAAGCTCCATGCTTCGCTACAAATCCAGAGAAGAAGTTTCCAAAACCATGCTTGAATCCAGAAACGGAACCATCGTAGGAGAAGAAAATATACTCGGAAGGTTATGCACGGTTTGGGAGTTCCCCAGAGGGTTAATTCAACGGCTTTGGATCCACGATGGCTTCATCCTAAAGCGTGAACAACGTATTGCTACATTAAACGTAGTTTCTACTGCAACAAATATCGAATTTGATCAGGAGTTCAACAACGATCATTTCTATGTTCCGGAGATTAGCTGGCAGTGACCCTTCGACAAATGAATTTCTTTAATGGCTCCGGTGAGCCAATGAGTTATTAAATCAAAATGGAAGCTTCCAATTCTTTATTGAAACCAAGAACGATGGAGTAAAAAAGCATGCTGCATAAAGTTCCTTCCGCCAAGACACAACCTTCACCGACACTTCATCTCATTCAAGAAACCGCATCTATATATGCTCCATTCTCATAGACTCTGTAATTCATCGCTTTTCGTAGGACTGATGGTTTGAACATGGATTTGCCTTGCAGCATGCGACAGCATTCCTGGATGCCTTCGATGATGCTTGGGTGGGGATGGATCAGTTCGGCGAGGACTTTGATGCCTTTGCCCATGGAGATCAATAACGCTGCGGCTTGTATGGCACTGGAGGCATGTTCCCCGATGACACGCATGCCCAATATCTTCATTTCGTCATCATTGGTCACAAGTATCTTGATAAAGCCCTGCACATTCCGCATGGCTACTGCACGGGAAATGGTGCTATAATCGAGGCTTACGACTTTATAATCAAGCTTTTGTTGCTGGGCCTGCACCTCATTCATACCTACTCCTGCGATTTCTGGCGCAAGGAACATGATCGTGGAAATATTCTCGTAGATCAGCGGTTCAGGGTTACCATAGATCTTCTCTATGGCATGTCTACCCTCCAGTTCCCCGACATTAACCAATGAAATGTCCGCGGTGATGTCTCCTACCGCATAGATGTTATCAATACTCGTCTGGGTGTCTTTGTCCTTGATTCCTCGCTTATCTATGTCAATATGGAGGTTTTCACTGAACAGGTCGTCATAGTTGGGTACCCTACCTACGGAAACCAATGCTTTCTCTACCTTAAAAACTTCCTTGGTCCCGTCATTGTATTCCAGTGTATAAACGACCTCCCCCATTTCCACTTTCATTTCTACTAATTGGGAATTTCGATGGATCAGGACGTCTTTAGCTTCCAGATTTTGCTCTACAATTTGCACCACATCTTCGTCCTCAAAAGGGAGAATTCGGTCACCTTTGTCAATCAGATGAACCTTCGTATGTCCGAAATTGGAAAAGATCGTGGCAAACTCACATCCGATCACTCCTGCTCCAAGAATGACCATGCTCTTTGGGAAGTCCTTCAAATTTCCGAGTCCATCACTGGTGAAAATGTGCTCCTCATCAATTGGAATGTGAGGTAACTTCCTGGGTCGGCTTCCTGTGGCTAAAATGATATTATCGGCCTCAATCTCATGCGTTGCTTCGCTATTCACCACCTCCACACGATGGGTGTCCAGGATGTGGGCTGTTCCATGTAAAAATTGAAAGCAATCCCCCAGCGTCACGTTGATGTTATTCATGTGATGCGTCAGCATGCCCTGCCGATCGTCAACGGCCTTGGCCACCTCTCCAGCGACTTTCGCATAAGAAAAGTCCGGATGGTCAATCCCAAATGACTTTCCGTGTTGTCGAATGAAAAATGCTTCCCGGGAAAGTTCCCACCAGGTTTTACTCCATAAAGCTCCCTGATGAATACCTGCTCCTCCCAATTTATCTTTTTCTATAAGGAGTACTTTTTTGCCGTAATCAACGGCTCTCATGGCGGCGGCGTAACCGGACGGACCGGCTCCAATGACACAAACGTCGAATCTTTCCATGGCGGATATTTGGTGTAGCGTCATGGAATCTACGGAAAATTTGGAGGATTTGCTTGTTTTGAGGAGGTAGAATTTTTCCAGGAATACTAAAACCTACTAATTCCTTGTCTCAAGCCATCGTTTGAGTTTGCTCAAATGATATGGGCAAAGCAAGTTTGTGGGGACACAAACTTGGGCATTAGTTCAATTTCAGCCAGAGCCTTGCATTAGATTCAAGTCTCAGACTTGGTTTTATTATTTGGATTAAGTCCCAGACTTAATCCAGTGTAGGGCAAGTTTGGAGGACACTAACTTGGGCCATTACTTTGGCTAATTGAGAGACAAATTTGGACCCTCACAGCGTCTGGAGCCTATTCTAAGAAGGACGATGGCGTTTTTTCAAAACATCAATGACCTTTTCCAGAGGAATTTCTTTGGCCTCCAGTAGGACAAGGTAGTGGAATAACAAATCAGCGGCTTCTCCTAAAAACAAGTCTTCATTATCATCCTTGGCTTCAATGACCAACTCCACCGCTTCCTCTCCTACCTTCTGGGCCACTTTATTGATCCCTTTCTGGAACAAACTCGCCGTATAAGATTTATCCGATGGGTTCTCCTTGCGATCTTTGATGATGGACTCCAGGTAGCTGATGAACTGGACATGATTTTCATTGTCTTCTTTGAAGCATGTATCCGCTCCTGTATGACAAGTAGGTCCAACCGGTTTCGCCTTGACCAACAGTGCATCATCGTCACAATCGAGCAAGATCTCTTCCAGCATCAGGAAATTGCCGGAAGTTTCTCCTTTCACCCATAAACGCTGTTTGCTACGGCTGAAAAAAGTCACTTTCCCCGTTTCCTGGGTCTGTTTCCAGGCGGCTTCATCCATGTAGCCAAGCATGAGAATTTTCAATGTTTCTGCATCTTGTACAATGGCCGGAATCAGGCCGTCACCTTTATCGAAATTCGGTTTCATTTCAGTCTAACGGGTATTTGATTGGTTTGCAAGTCCTTTTTCAGGTCTTTGATCTCTACTTCTTTATAATGGAAAATACTCGCCGCCAAAGCAGCATCGGCCTTTCCGTCTTTGAACACATCCAAAAAGTGTGGAGCTGTACCTCCGCCTCCGGAGGCAATGACTGGTATAGAAACGGCATTTGAAACACGGGCTGTAAGATCATTAGCAAATCCGCTTTTGGTCCCATCGTGATCCATGGAAGTCAACAAGATCTCTCCTGCGCCTCGCTCTGCCACATCCATTGCCCAGGGTACTGTTTCAATATCAGTGGGTTTCGTTCCACCATGGGTATGAACCAGATCTGTGCCATCGACATTTCTGGAATCAATCGCAACGACGATGCATTGGGACCCGAAATGCGCAGCCATGCCATCGATGATGCCTGGGTTCCTCACTGCTGCAGAGTTGATCGATACTTTGTCCGCCCCGGCTTCCAGCAAGGCTGAAACATCTTCGATGGAGCTAATACCTCCACCTACCGTAAATGGGATGTTGACCGTAGATGCGACATCAAAAACAAGCTTCAACAACGTTTTCCTCTTTTCAAGTGTTGCAGATATGTCCAGAAAAACCAGCTCATCGGCTCCTTCCTGCGCATATCTGGCCGCAAGTTCAACAGGGTCGCCGGCATCTTTCAAATCCACAAAGTTGACTCCTTTGACGGTTCGACCGTCTTTCACATCGAGGCAAGGTATGATTCGCTTGGTAAGCATATTAGTTCTGACTTTGAAAGGCCGACAATTGTTCTAAAGTTACTTTGCCTTCGTAAATGGCCTTGCCCACGATGGCGCCAAATAATCCAGCCTCGCGTAAGGCATGAAGGTCTTCCATCGAAGAAACGCCACCACTGGCGATCAATTTGACCGCCGGAAAATGATCCAATATTTTTTTATACAAACCGACAGCCGGGCCGGTCAGCATTCCATCTTTAGAAATATCTGTACAGATCACATATTCGAGCCCTTGCTCCAGGTAGAATTCCAGAAACTCGAATAGTCCTAATTCGGAAGTCTCCTGCCATCCTGAAACCATGATTTTCTCATTCAGTACATCCGCTCCTAGAATGATTTTCTCCCCACCGTAATTTTTGATCCAGTTCAGAAAAGTCTCTCGGTCCTTCGCGGCAATAGATCCTCCAGTAATTTGCGTAGCCCCCGAAGCAAAAGCCTGTTGCAAATCCGCATCAGTTTTCAATCCTCCTCCGAAATCTACCGTAAGAGAGGTCTCCCTGGTGATGGCCTCCAAAACGGCTTCGTTCACGATGTGCTTTGACTTAGCGCCATCCAAATCTACCAGGTGC
This DNA window, taken from Cytophagales bacterium, encodes the following:
- a CDS encoding NAD(P)/FAD-dependent oxidoreductase; protein product: MERFDVCVIGAGPSGYAAAMRAVDYGKKVLLIEKDKLGGAGIHQGALWSKTWWELSREAFFIRQHGKSFGIDHPDFSYAKVAGEVAKAVDDRQGMLTHHMNNINVTLGDCFQFLHGTAHILDTHRVEVVNSEATHEIEADNIILATGSRPRKLPHIPIDEEHIFTSDGLGNLKDFPKSMVILGAGVIGCEFATIFSNFGHTKVHLIDKGDRILPFEDEDVVQIVEQNLEAKDVLIHRNSQLVEMKVEMGEVVYTLEYNDGTKEVFKVEKALVSVGRVPNYDDLFSENLHIDIDKRGIKDKDTQTSIDNIYAVGDITADISLVNVGELEGRHAIEKIYGNPEPLIYENISTIMFLAPEIAGVGMNEVQAQQQKLDYKVVSLDYSTISRAVAMRNVQGFIKILVTNDDEMKILGMRVIGEHASSAIQAAALLISMGKGIKVLAELIHPHPSIIEGIQECCRMLQGKSMFKPSVLRKAMNYRVYENGAYIDAVS
- the hisIE gene encoding bifunctional phosphoribosyl-AMP cyclohydrolase/phosphoribosyl-ATP diphosphatase HisIE, encoding MKPNFDKGDGLIPAIVQDAETLKILMLGYMDEAAWKQTQETGKVTFFSRSKQRLWVKGETSGNFLMLEEILLDCDDDALLVKAKPVGPTCHTGADTCFKEDNENHVQFISYLESIIKDRKENPSDKSYTASLFQKGINKVAQKVGEEAVELVIEAKDDNEDLFLGEAADLLFHYLVLLEAKEIPLEKVIDVLKKRHRPS
- the hisF gene encoding imidazole glycerol phosphate synthase subunit HisF encodes the protein MLTKRIIPCLDVKDGRTVKGVNFVDLKDAGDPVELAARYAQEGADELVFLDISATLEKRKTLLKLVFDVASTVNIPFTVGGGISSIEDVSALLEAGADKVSINSAAVRNPGIIDGMAAHFGSQCIVVAIDSRNVDGTDLVHTHGGTKPTDIETVPWAMDVAERGAGEILLTSMDHDGTKSGFANDLTARVSNAVSIPVIASGGGGTAPHFLDVFKDGKADAALAASIFHYKEVEIKDLKKDLQTNQIPVRLK
- the hisA gene encoding 1-(5-phosphoribosyl)-5-[(5-phosphoribosylamino)methylideneamino]imidazole-4-carboxamide isomerase; protein product: MHIIPAIDIINGQCVRLTKGDYEQQTTYHDNPVEVAKSFEAAGLNRLHLVDLDGAKSKHIVNEAVLEAITRETSLTVDFGGGLKTDADLQQAFASGATQITGGSIAAKDRETFLNWIKNYGGEKIILGADVLNEKIMVSGWQETSELGLFEFLEFYLEQGLEYVICTDISKDGMLTGPAVGLYKKILDHFPAVKLIASGGVSSMEDLHALREAGLFGAIVGKAIYEGKVTLEQLSAFQSQN